From a region of the Egicoccus sp. AB-alg2 genome:
- a CDS encoding mandelate racemase/muconate lactonizing enzyme family protein, with protein sequence MADRLAIEELSTRHLVLELARPWGPDVPHNHLIVVDVTLSDGSVGTGVSWTPRVGPEAVQALLDHDVRRVVAGMPAEPELVWDRLWERLHEGGSGGLTTIAMAGLDLALWDARGKRQGRSLVDLLGRRHDEVPTYGSGINLHYPLDDLLSQVQGWVDDGQTAVKIKVGRPRLSEDVQRVAAVREVLGPDRALMIDANQRWDLPTARRAIDALAPYDLHWVEEPLLADATWAYAQLRRSVDVPIALGENAHTVHRFRDLLDAGAVDVVQPNVVRVGGITPFLRIAEMAATYGVGLAPHLLPELSGQLALCLPGPTWVEDVDRASFAALGALAEPCGVTCVAGRLTAATGPGLGLCFVDRLPDPTTDPRKA encoded by the coding sequence ATGGCTGACCGACTCGCGATCGAGGAGCTGAGCACGCGACACCTCGTGCTCGAGCTGGCACGACCGTGGGGTCCGGACGTGCCCCACAACCACCTGATCGTGGTCGACGTCACGCTGTCCGACGGCAGCGTCGGGACCGGCGTGAGCTGGACACCGCGCGTCGGTCCCGAGGCCGTGCAGGCACTGCTCGACCACGACGTGCGGCGGGTGGTGGCCGGCATGCCGGCCGAGCCCGAACTGGTCTGGGACCGCCTGTGGGAGCGCCTGCACGAGGGTGGCAGCGGTGGCCTGACGACCATCGCGATGGCCGGCCTCGACCTCGCCCTGTGGGACGCCCGCGGCAAACGCCAGGGCCGCAGCCTGGTGGACCTGCTCGGACGCCGGCACGACGAGGTGCCGACCTACGGCAGCGGGATCAACCTCCACTACCCGCTGGACGACCTGCTGTCGCAGGTGCAGGGCTGGGTCGACGACGGCCAGACCGCCGTCAAGATCAAGGTCGGGCGGCCGCGGCTGTCCGAGGACGTGCAGCGGGTGGCGGCCGTCCGCGAGGTGCTCGGCCCCGACCGTGCGCTGATGATCGACGCGAACCAACGCTGGGACCTGCCCACGGCCAGACGTGCCATCGACGCCCTGGCGCCCTACGACCTCCACTGGGTCGAGGAGCCGCTGCTGGCCGACGCGACCTGGGCCTACGCGCAGCTGCGCCGGTCCGTGGACGTGCCGATCGCGCTGGGCGAGAACGCCCACACCGTCCACCGGTTCCGCGACCTGCTGGACGCCGGTGCGGTCGACGTGGTGCAGCCGAACGTGGTCCGCGTCGGCGGCATCACCCCGTTCCTGCGCATCGCCGAGATGGCCGCCACCTATGGCGTCGGCCTGGCCCCGCACCTGCTGCCCGAGCTTTCCGGGCAGCTGGCACTCTGCCTGCCGGGACCGACCTGGGTCGAGGACGTCGACCGCGCGTCCTTCGCGGCCCTCGGCGCACTCGCGGAACCCTGCGGTGTCACCTGCGTCGCCGGCCGGCTGACCGCCGCGACCGGACCCGGACTCGGCCTGTGCTTCGTCGACCGCCTCCCGGACCCGACGACCGACCCCCGAAAGGCCTGA
- a CDS encoding aldehyde dehydrogenase (NADP(+)) — protein MTSTEIPAVVTGDAGIALADVTAAARTAAGWLAETSLDARAELLEAVADALDAHVDELVAIADRETALGTTRLTGEVARTTGQLRLFASAVREGSHLEVTIDHADPDATPPRPDLRRMLVPLGPVAVFTASNFPFAFSVAGGDTASALAAGCPVVVKAHSGHAELSRRTAGVVADALRAAGAPAGVFAHVEGRETGVALVQDPAIRAVGFTGSLGGGRALFDLAAGRPDPIPFYGELGSINPVVVTRAAATARGRQLAAGLTGSFTMGVGQFCTKPGVLLVPADVGFEDAVVAAVTDAGGRPQRMLTTRIAEQFRDGTAALADSAAVQTLVGPGETVEGAATPQVFATDVAALLADTDHLLEERFGPACLLVRYLDEEELHAAIEVLPGSLTATIHAEPDEDVADLARRLRELAGRVLFGGWPTGVAVTWSQHHGGPWPATTAPLHTSVGVSAIRRFLRPVTYQDAPASALPAALQEANPLGVPRRVDGHLEVPGAGGPSDAT, from the coding sequence ATGACCTCGACCGAGATCCCCGCGGTGGTCACCGGGGACGCCGGCATCGCGCTGGCCGACGTCACCGCCGCCGCCCGGACGGCGGCCGGCTGGCTCGCGGAGACCAGCCTCGACGCGCGTGCGGAGCTGCTGGAGGCGGTCGCCGACGCGCTCGACGCCCACGTCGACGAGCTGGTCGCGATCGCCGACCGCGAGACCGCCCTGGGCACGACCCGCCTGACCGGGGAGGTGGCCCGCACGACCGGGCAGCTGCGGCTGTTCGCGTCCGCCGTGCGCGAGGGCAGCCACCTCGAGGTCACGATCGACCACGCCGACCCCGACGCCACGCCGCCGCGGCCGGACCTGCGCCGGATGCTGGTCCCGCTCGGACCCGTGGCCGTGTTCACCGCCTCCAACTTCCCGTTCGCCTTCAGCGTCGCCGGCGGCGACACCGCTTCCGCGCTGGCCGCCGGCTGTCCCGTCGTGGTCAAGGCCCACTCCGGCCACGCCGAGCTCTCGCGCCGCACGGCCGGGGTCGTGGCGGACGCGCTGCGCGCCGCCGGCGCACCCGCGGGGGTCTTCGCGCACGTCGAGGGCCGCGAGACCGGCGTGGCGCTGGTCCAGGACCCGGCGATCCGGGCGGTCGGCTTCACCGGGTCGCTGGGCGGCGGCCGGGCGCTGTTCGACCTGGCCGCAGGTCGCCCCGACCCGATCCCGTTCTACGGCGAGCTCGGCAGCATCAACCCGGTCGTGGTGACCCGCGCGGCCGCCACGGCCCGCGGGCGGCAGCTGGCGGCCGGACTGACCGGCTCCTTCACGATGGGGGTCGGCCAGTTCTGTACGAAGCCCGGCGTGCTGCTCGTCCCGGCCGACGTCGGCTTCGAGGACGCCGTCGTGGCGGCCGTGACCGACGCGGGCGGGCGACCGCAGCGGATGCTGACGACCCGGATCGCCGAGCAGTTCCGCGACGGCACGGCCGCGCTGGCCGACTCGGCGGCGGTCCAGACCCTGGTCGGCCCGGGCGAGACCGTCGAGGGCGCCGCCACGCCGCAGGTCTTCGCGACCGACGTCGCGGCCCTGCTCGCCGACACCGACCACCTGCTGGAGGAGCGTTTCGGCCCCGCCTGCCTGCTGGTGCGCTACCTCGACGAGGAGGAACTGCACGCGGCCATCGAGGTGCTGCCGGGCAGCCTGACCGCCACCATCCACGCGGAGCCCGACGAGGACGTCGCCGACCTGGCGCGTCGTCTGCGCGAGCTCGCTGGGCGGGTGCTGTTCGGCGGCTGGCCGACCGGCGTCGCCGTCACCTGGTCGCAGCACCACGGCGGTCCGTGGCCGGCCACCACCGCGCCGCTGCACACGTCGGTCGGCGTCTCCGCGATCCGTCGCTTCCTGCGACCGGTCACGTACCAGGACGCCCCTGCGTCGGCGCTGCCGGCCGCGCTGCAGGAGGCCAACCCGCTGGGGGTTCCACGTCGCGTGGACGGGCACCTCGAGGTACCCGGCGCCGGCGGTCCGTCGGACGCGACCTAG
- a CDS encoding glycerate kinase, with product MRVLIAPDSFKGTLTATEAAVAIADGWRGARPDDVVERCPLSDGGDGLLEVVAAGGGWTWHSAEVEDPLRRACRARWLRRERRAVVESAAACGLHLLTEAERAPRRLSTFGVGQLLDAAVDGRVEQVFVGLGGSATSDGGLGLLAALGVDLRDAAGTAVGAAGAPDLDRVDRALPGPAARWRAVDLVVVSDVTTTLPDAARVFGPQKGASPQDVEVLTRGLGRLADAVERGFALPGLRDQPGTGAAGGLGFALAALGARVVDGARHVAEVVGLAERVASADLVVVGEGQLDATSLQGKVVGATAALAREHGVPVAAVVGRAVDRPASLVAVEEASPAGPGPEPGADVRRAAGRLAATLTRAGGSGPE from the coding sequence GTGCGGGTCCTCATCGCGCCCGATTCGTTCAAGGGCACGCTGACGGCGACCGAGGCCGCCGTCGCGATCGCGGACGGGTGGCGCGGCGCACGGCCGGACGACGTCGTGGAGCGGTGCCCGCTGTCGGACGGTGGTGACGGCCTGCTCGAGGTGGTGGCCGCCGGCGGTGGGTGGACGTGGCACTCGGCCGAGGTCGAGGACCCGCTGCGGCGGGCCTGTCGGGCCCGGTGGCTGCGCCGCGAGCGCCGCGCGGTCGTGGAGTCGGCTGCCGCCTGCGGCCTGCACCTGCTGACCGAGGCGGAACGGGCGCCGCGGCGGCTGTCGACGTTCGGCGTCGGCCAACTGCTCGACGCCGCGGTCGACGGTCGCGTCGAGCAGGTCTTCGTCGGCCTCGGTGGGTCGGCCACCTCCGATGGCGGTCTCGGCCTGCTCGCCGCGCTGGGTGTCGACCTGCGCGACGCCGCCGGGACGGCGGTGGGCGCCGCCGGGGCGCCGGACCTCGACCGGGTCGACCGCGCCCTGCCCGGCCCCGCGGCGAGGTGGCGGGCCGTCGACCTGGTCGTGGTCAGCGACGTCACGACCACGCTCCCCGACGCCGCGCGCGTCTTCGGGCCGCAGAAGGGCGCCTCGCCGCAGGACGTGGAGGTGCTCACGCGCGGACTCGGACGGTTGGCGGACGCGGTCGAGCGCGGGTTCGCGCTGCCCGGGCTCCGAGACCAACCGGGCACCGGCGCCGCTGGTGGCCTGGGGTTCGCCTTGGCCGCCCTCGGCGCTCGGGTCGTCGACGGCGCCCGCCACGTCGCCGAAGTGGTCGGGCTCGCCGAGCGCGTGGCCTCGGCCGACCTCGTGGTGGTCGGTGAGGGGCAGCTGGACGCGACCTCACTGCAGGGCAAGGTCGTCGGCGCGACCGCCGCGCTCGCCCGCGAGCACGGCGTGCCGGTGGCGGCGGTGGTCGGGCGGGCCGTCGACCGGCCGGCCTCGCTGGTCGCCGTCGAGGAGGCGTCGCCGGCGGGCCCGGGCCCGGAGCCGGGGGCGGACGTCCGTCGGGCCGCGGGCCGGTTGGCCGCCACACTGACGAGGGCCGGCGGTTCGGGACCGGAGTGA
- a CDS encoding M36 family metallopeptidase, with protein sequence MERTHSRLAAVTVTAAMVALLVPVASGTEAAAQSTVPASGFLTGPNDGAPEDIATSYFREEAATYGLSSSDVADLAVRSSYVSRHNGVTHVNLNQRYEGLEVFGADTTVNIAADGSVVFVGGASVSGLAAAPTDADLTAADAVEAAAEALDLDEPEDLRTLRRRTGPARETVLSDGGISDEPIPARLGWQPTDKGLRLAWQLVIDDASDVHLWNATVDAKTGELLDVDDWTSHDHEDDLTATLSRAGGPSSSASSALAALAPPSRVEDGSSYRVFAFPAETPNDAPTTLVTEPADAEASPFGWHDTDGAHGAEHTTTRGNNVHAYFDQDANNQPDPGFDLDGGAGLTFDHEPDLHEHAQNYRESALTNLFYWNNLFHDLAWRYGFDEASGNFQQNKYGATQANGNPVPGGDHVRAEAADGGGTNNANFSTPANYGGTPRMQMFLWPGNQFGSQNQIIVDGVGEFGAGWARFAPAPTAAGLSDREIVYAGTGCSAGLYPTELPAGPWMAIVDGGTTGGLCTNPIRAQVAQSLGADALVVAHNTTAAAPILTGAITLPRVEIPVVSITQADGNTIKAAVADGSTTGAVRKHPDHPGIRDGDLEAGIIIHEYGHGVSNRLTGGPGINCLSGNEQAGEGWSDYLAIALLIDPELDDPEGPRGMGPYALFQDSREGNGIRPRPYSRNWDIQPFSYDSIKTGGWLNGTSLALPHGLGHGWAAVLWDMTWDLIDKHGFNPNVYEDWSTGGNNLAYQLVMDGMKFQGCGPGLVVARDAIIAADAALTGGDNACTLWASFARRGLGYSAVQGTTNRNDNDEAFDTHPACQNGFQSPVRAGAGQLNTVGAGSTVPMRFDLGANRGKDVLATNSPYSRQVDCDTLAVVSQDPNFTTPRAAPVAADSPGNASLSVTNRGIYSFNWKTAEGWVDTCREFVLTRDDGQQHRAFFRFVEAD encoded by the coding sequence ATGGAACGAACGCATTCGCGCCTCGCGGCGGTGACGGTCACCGCCGCGATGGTCGCCCTTCTGGTGCCGGTGGCATCGGGAACGGAGGCGGCGGCGCAGTCCACGGTGCCGGCATCGGGGTTCCTCACGGGCCCCAACGACGGGGCACCCGAGGACATCGCCACGAGCTACTTCCGCGAGGAGGCGGCCACCTACGGACTGTCCAGCAGCGACGTCGCCGACCTGGCGGTGCGCTCGAGCTACGTCAGTCGTCACAACGGCGTCACGCACGTCAACCTCAACCAGCGGTACGAGGGACTCGAGGTCTTCGGTGCCGACACGACGGTCAACATCGCGGCCGACGGCAGCGTCGTGTTCGTGGGTGGTGCGTCGGTCAGCGGGCTCGCCGCGGCGCCGACGGACGCGGATCTGACCGCGGCCGACGCGGTCGAGGCCGCCGCCGAGGCCCTGGACCTCGACGAACCCGAGGACCTGCGCACGCTGCGGCGCCGGACCGGGCCGGCCCGGGAGACGGTGCTGAGCGACGGCGGCATCTCCGACGAGCCGATCCCGGCCCGCCTCGGGTGGCAGCCCACCGACAAGGGCCTGCGGCTCGCCTGGCAACTGGTCATCGACGACGCCTCGGACGTCCACCTGTGGAACGCCACGGTGGACGCGAAGACCGGTGAACTGCTCGACGTCGACGACTGGACCTCGCACGACCACGAGGACGACCTGACCGCGACGCTCTCGCGCGCAGGTGGGCCGTCGTCGTCGGCCTCGTCCGCACTGGCCGCGCTCGCGCCGCCGAGCCGTGTCGAGGACGGGTCGAGCTACCGGGTCTTCGCCTTCCCGGCGGAAACGCCCAACGACGCCCCCACGACCCTGGTGACCGAACCGGCCGACGCCGAGGCGTCGCCGTTCGGCTGGCACGACACCGACGGTGCGCACGGGGCGGAGCACACGACCACGCGTGGCAACAACGTGCACGCGTACTTCGACCAGGACGCCAACAACCAGCCCGACCCCGGGTTCGACCTGGACGGCGGGGCCGGCCTGACCTTCGACCACGAGCCCGACCTGCACGAGCACGCACAGAACTACCGTGAGAGCGCGCTCACCAACCTGTTCTACTGGAACAACCTGTTCCACGACCTCGCGTGGCGCTACGGCTTCGACGAGGCGTCGGGCAACTTCCAGCAGAACAAGTACGGCGCGACGCAGGCCAACGGCAACCCCGTCCCCGGTGGCGACCACGTCCGCGCCGAGGCCGCTGACGGCGGTGGCACCAACAACGCGAACTTCTCCACGCCGGCCAACTACGGCGGCACGCCGCGCATGCAGATGTTCCTGTGGCCGGGCAACCAGTTCGGTTCCCAGAATCAGATCATCGTGGACGGCGTCGGCGAGTTCGGCGCCGGCTGGGCGCGGTTCGCACCGGCCCCGACCGCCGCGGGCCTGTCCGACCGGGAGATCGTCTACGCCGGCACCGGCTGCAGCGCGGGGCTGTACCCGACCGAGCTACCCGCCGGACCGTGGATGGCGATCGTCGACGGTGGCACGACGGGTGGGCTGTGCACCAACCCGATCCGTGCGCAGGTGGCCCAGTCCCTGGGCGCCGACGCGCTGGTCGTCGCCCACAACACCACGGCGGCGGCGCCCATCCTGACCGGGGCCATCACCCTGCCGCGGGTCGAGATCCCGGTCGTCAGCATCACGCAGGCGGACGGGAACACCATCAAGGCCGCCGTCGCCGACGGGTCGACCACGGGCGCGGTGCGCAAGCACCCCGACCACCCCGGCATCCGCGACGGTGACCTCGAGGCCGGCATCATCATCCACGAGTACGGCCACGGCGTGTCGAACCGGCTCACCGGTGGTCCCGGGATCAACTGCCTGTCGGGCAACGAGCAGGCCGGTGAGGGCTGGAGCGACTACCTCGCGATCGCCCTGCTGATCGACCCCGAACTCGACGACCCCGAGGGGCCGCGTGGCATGGGCCCCTACGCCCTGTTCCAGGACTCGCGTGAGGGCAACGGCATCCGCCCGCGCCCGTACTCGCGCAACTGGGACATCCAGCCCTTCAGCTACGACAGCATCAAGACCGGCGGGTGGCTGAACGGCACCTCGCTGGCGCTGCCGCACGGCCTCGGGCACGGCTGGGCCGCGGTGCTGTGGGACATGACCTGGGATCTCATCGACAAGCACGGGTTCAACCCCAACGTCTACGAGGACTGGAGCACCGGCGGGAACAACCTCGCCTACCAGCTCGTCATGGACGGGATGAAGTTCCAGGGCTGCGGCCCCGGTCTGGTGGTGGCCCGCGACGCGATCATCGCCGCGGACGCCGCCCTCACCGGTGGTGACAACGCCTGCACCCTGTGGGCGTCGTTCGCCCGTCGCGGTCTGGGCTACAGCGCCGTGCAGGGCACGACCAACCGCAACGACAACGACGAGGCGTTCGACACCCATCCGGCGTGTCAGAACGGCTTCCAGTCACCGGTCCGTGCCGGTGCCGGTCAGCTCAACACGGTCGGCGCCGGCTCGACCGTGCCGATGCGGTTCGACCTCGGCGCCAACCGTGGCAAGGACGTCCTCGCCACCAACTCCCCGTACTCCCGGCAGGTCGACTGCGACACGCTCGCCGTCGTGAGCCAGGACCCGAACTTCACCACCCCACGTGCCGCGCCAGTCGCGGCCGACAGCCCCGGCAACGCGAGTCTGTCGGTCACCAACCGCGGGATCTACTCCTTCAACTGGAAGACCGCCGAGGGTTGGGTCGACACCTGTCGTGAGTTCGTGCTGACGCGGGACGACGGCCAGCAGCACCGGGCCTTCTTCCGGTTCGTCGAGGCGGACTGA
- a CDS encoding GNAT family N-acetyltransferase: MADAEWPEVLLTERTRLRPVRVDDAPAVFASYAADERVTRFLTWAPNKTVDDVRAFLARLMEDILRGRQFAWAIQSRGDERLIGMVNARVQAHMVELAYVLAYDRWGQGLMSEAVAAVVEAAQRKPQVFRIWGYHDVDNPASGRVMQKAGLEHEGRLRRWALHPNVSRTPRDVEVYCWVR; this comes from the coding sequence GTGGCAGACGCCGAGTGGCCCGAGGTGTTGCTGACGGAGCGCACTCGGCTTCGCCCGGTTCGGGTGGACGACGCTCCAGCCGTGTTCGCGTCGTACGCCGCGGATGAGCGTGTCACCCGATTCTTGACCTGGGCGCCGAACAAGACCGTCGACGACGTGCGCGCCTTCCTCGCGCGTCTGATGGAAGACATCTTGCGCGGGAGACAGTTCGCTTGGGCCATCCAGAGCCGAGGTGACGAGCGGCTCATCGGGATGGTGAACGCGCGCGTGCAGGCCCACATGGTCGAACTGGCCTACGTGCTGGCCTACGACCGGTGGGGGCAGGGCTTGATGTCGGAGGCGGTGGCCGCTGTCGTGGAGGCGGCACAGCGCAAGCCCCAGGTGTTTCGGATCTGGGGGTACCACGATGTCGACAACCCGGCATCGGGCCGCGTGATGCAGAAGGCCGGGCTCGAGCACGAAGGTCGCCTTCGGCGCTGGGCGTTGCACCCGAACGTCTCGCGCACGCCCCGCGACGTCGAGGTCTACTGCTGGGTGCGGTAG
- a CDS encoding extracellular solute-binding protein — MTIDPSQPVPIYYQLKTLLLEEILHGAYGADGQLPTEHDLCERFAISRSPVNRALKELADEGVVLRRRGSGTYVNPHWQHRRSDGPELRVLLTEGAWDRIVRESPPPEVTLNVATVARPALHATLTRAVAEGRAPDVALLDAVWVAELAAAGFLYPLDELDQGWMHDEHDRDFLDACVKAGLHEQRPYGVCADADVAGLWYRRDVLDRLGRAAPTTWEELAAAARDAAALGITHPIALPGGTRADETTTYCLVALLAANGAEVLGDDGIRLDSPNTVEALTFLQSLVTGGLLSRDAVRWPWDRPARLLAEGAAAFSFGGSYEAGTIADSMNVPVDRLWDHVGFVAVPAGPRGAPACVLGSMTYVILRQAANPKLAMRALEHLVDTDRVVRMARHTGRIPPRRSAVQRTTGDSPLLALTSSLVDQAAVRPQTAAYVRVSVQLQAMCEAVLTGRLTPAAAATRASEMIEAITGLPLVGR, encoded by the coding sequence GTGACCATCGACCCCTCGCAGCCGGTACCGATCTACTACCAGCTCAAGACGCTGCTGCTCGAAGAGATCCTCCACGGCGCGTACGGCGCCGACGGCCAGCTGCCCACCGAGCACGACCTGTGCGAGCGCTTCGCCATCAGCCGTAGCCCGGTCAACCGCGCCCTCAAGGAACTCGCCGACGAAGGCGTCGTCCTGCGCCGGCGCGGCAGCGGCACGTACGTCAACCCGCATTGGCAGCATCGGCGCAGCGACGGGCCGGAGCTGCGGGTCCTGCTCACCGAGGGCGCCTGGGACCGCATCGTGCGCGAGTCGCCACCACCGGAGGTCACGCTCAACGTGGCGACCGTCGCCCGGCCCGCGCTGCACGCGACGCTGACCCGCGCCGTGGCCGAGGGCCGGGCTCCCGACGTGGCGCTGCTGGACGCCGTGTGGGTCGCGGAGTTGGCCGCGGCCGGCTTCCTGTACCCGCTCGACGAGTTGGACCAGGGCTGGATGCACGACGAGCACGACCGCGACTTCCTCGACGCGTGCGTGAAGGCGGGCCTGCACGAGCAGCGGCCCTACGGCGTCTGCGCCGACGCGGACGTCGCCGGACTCTGGTACCGCCGCGACGTCCTGGACCGGCTCGGCCGGGCCGCGCCCACGACCTGGGAGGAACTCGCCGCCGCCGCCCGCGACGCCGCCGCACTCGGGATCACCCACCCGATCGCGCTGCCGGGTGGCACCCGCGCCGACGAGACGACCACGTACTGCCTCGTCGCCCTGCTCGCGGCCAACGGCGCCGAGGTGCTCGGCGACGACGGCATCCGGCTGGACTCGCCCAACACCGTCGAGGCACTGACCTTCCTGCAGTCGCTGGTGACCGGGGGGCTGCTCTCGCGGGACGCGGTCCGGTGGCCGTGGGACCGTCCCGCCCGACTGCTCGCCGAGGGTGCGGCGGCGTTCAGCTTCGGCGGCAGCTACGAGGCCGGGACCATCGCCGACTCGATGAACGTCCCCGTGGACCGGCTGTGGGACCACGTCGGCTTCGTGGCGGTGCCGGCGGGACCGCGCGGGGCGCCGGCGTGCGTCCTGGGCAGCATGACGTACGTGATCCTGCGGCAGGCGGCCAATCCGAAGCTGGCCATGCGCGCACTCGAGCACCTCGTCGACACCGACCGTGTGGTGCGCATGGCGCGCCACACGGGACGCATTCCGCCGCGCCGGTCGGCCGTGCAGCGCACGACCGGGGACTCGCCGCTGCTGGCGCTGACGTCGTCGCTGGTCGACCAGGCCGCCGTGCGACCACAGACGGCGGCGTACGTGCGCGTGTCGGTGCAACTGCAGGCGATGTGCGAGGCGGTTCTGACCGGCCGGCTCACGCCGGCGGCCGCTGCCACCCGCGCCAGCGAGATGATCGAGGCCATCACGGGTCTGCCGTTGGTCGGGCGCTGA
- a CDS encoding trehalase family glycosidase, with product MTMADVDLAAAARQVLDANWMGHATRPSPRLYPHQWSWDSAFMAMGQATHDPARAQQELRSLFAAQWSNGLVPHIVFSEGQGRYFPGPDFWQSPRCPYAPRRPLTSGIVQPPVHAISAWRVFRQLPDADEGRAFLAELLPRLAAWHAYLYRERADEHGLVEIWHPWESGMDNSPLWDEALARIEPAPGEVPPYERIDLDYADVTHRPTDREYDRYVYLVALMREAAYLPDRIRPRLPFAVQDVLFNALLVRADRDLAHIAREVGADPRPFEEWADWTATGIDARLWDEARGLYLDFDVRAGRAIDVRSGGGFAPLLAGVPDEVRARRLVETLDRFAVAHDGEGLLVPSLDLDDPRFEPARYWRGPVWPVVQWVVQAGLEEYGFRSRAARVRAGLTGLVDRSGFWEHYDPTSGRANGGEQFAWTAAIVLDVLQAGSGDRPAGEPTIPDGSGT from the coding sequence ATGACGATGGCGGACGTCGATCTGGCGGCGGCGGCACGACAGGTGCTGGACGCGAACTGGATGGGGCACGCCACGCGTCCGTCACCGCGTCTGTACCCGCACCAGTGGAGCTGGGACTCCGCATTCATGGCGATGGGGCAGGCGACCCACGATCCGGCGCGCGCGCAGCAGGAGCTGCGCAGTCTGTTCGCCGCCCAGTGGAGCAATGGTCTCGTACCCCACATCGTCTTCAGCGAGGGTCAGGGCCGCTACTTCCCGGGGCCGGACTTCTGGCAGAGCCCACGCTGCCCGTACGCGCCGCGCCGGCCGCTGACCTCGGGCATCGTCCAGCCGCCGGTGCACGCGATCTCGGCGTGGCGGGTGTTCCGCCAGCTGCCGGACGCGGACGAGGGGCGCGCCTTCCTCGCCGAGCTGTTGCCGCGGCTGGCGGCCTGGCACGCCTACCTGTACCGCGAGCGGGCCGACGAGCACGGCTTGGTGGAGATCTGGCATCCCTGGGAGTCGGGGATGGACAACTCGCCGCTGTGGGACGAGGCGCTGGCACGCATCGAGCCGGCGCCCGGCGAGGTACCGCCCTACGAGCGGATCGACCTCGACTACGCCGACGTTACCCACCGGCCGACCGACCGCGAGTACGACCGTTACGTCTATCTCGTCGCCCTGATGCGCGAGGCCGCCTACCTCCCCGACCGGATCCGGCCGCGGTTGCCGTTCGCGGTCCAGGACGTGCTGTTCAACGCACTGCTGGTCCGCGCCGACCGTGACCTGGCACACATCGCCCGGGAGGTGGGCGCGGACCCACGCCCGTTCGAGGAGTGGGCAGACTGGACCGCCACGGGCATCGACGCCCGGCTGTGGGACGAGGCACGAGGCCTGTACCTCGACTTCGACGTCCGCGCGGGCCGAGCGATCGACGTGCGCTCGGGAGGTGGGTTCGCGCCGCTGCTGGCCGGCGTACCCGACGAGGTGCGGGCGCGGCGGCTGGTGGAGACGCTGGACCGCTTCGCCGTCGCGCATGACGGCGAGGGTTTGCTCGTGCCGAGCCTCGACCTCGACGACCCGCGCTTCGAACCCGCCCGCTACTGGCGGGGGCCGGTGTGGCCGGTCGTGCAGTGGGTCGTGCAGGCCGGGCTCGAGGAGTACGGCTTCCGAAGCCGGGCGGCGCGCGTCCGGGCCGGGCTGACCGGTCTGGTCGATCGCTCCGGCTTCTGGGAGCACTACGACCCCACCAGCGGTCGGGCCAACGGTGGGGAGCAGTTCGCCTGGACGGCGGCGATCGTCCTGGACGTGCTGCAGGCCGGTTCGGGGGACCGGCCGGCGGGGGAACCGACGATCCCGGACGGCTCCGGGACCTGA